CAAGTCTTGTAGCATCCGGATGGCGGTCGGGTCATCGTGACCGAGAATATCGAGTTTGAGCAAGTTGTCGTGAATCGAGTGGAAGTCAAAGTGGGTCGTTTTCCACTCGGATGACTTATCATCGGCCGGATATTGGATCGGCGAAATTTCGGCGATGTCCATATAATCCGGGACGACGATGATTCCCCCCGGGTGTTGTCCCGACGTCCGTTTGACGCCGGTGACGCCCGAGACGAGCCGATCGACTTCGGCGTTCCGATAAATCTTATCGTTCTCGGTCGCATAACCTTTCACATATCCATACGCCGTCTTATCGGCAATTGTCCCGATCGTCCCCGCACGGTACACATAATCCTCTCCGAACAACACTTTCGTGTAGGCGTGGGCGTGTGGTTGATATTCACCCGAGAAGTTCAAATCGATATCCGGTACTTTGTCCCCTTTGAAACCAAGGAACGTCTCGAACGGGATATCGTGCCCGTCCTTCGTATACCAAGTCCCACACTCCGGACATTGCTTGTCGGGAAGGTCATACCCGGACCCGACCGATCCGTCGTCGAAGAAGTGGGAATGTTGACACTTCGGACAGACGTAATGCGGCGGCAACGGGTTGACCTCGGTGATTTCGGTCATCGTCGCAACGAAACTCGAGCCGACCGAACCACGTGAACCGACGAGATAGCCGTCATCGAGTGATTTCTTAACGAGCTTATGCGAAATCAAATAGATGACCGCAAAGCCGTGTCCGATAATCGATTTCAGCTCTTTCTCGAGCCGGGCCTCGACGATTTCCGGCAGTTGTTCTCCGTAAATCGAACGGGCCATGTCGTAACTCATGTTCCGGACCTCATCGTCTGCGCCTTTAATCTTCGGTGTGTACAAATCGTCCGGAATGATTTGAATCGACTCGATTTGATCGGCGATCGCATTCGGGTTCGTGATGACGATTTCGCGGGCGAGTTCGTCCCCGAGGAACTTGAACTCTTCCATCATCTCTTTCGTCGTCCGGAAATGGGCGTGCGGGAGTTCTTTCCGCGTGTTGATGAAGTTGGCACCACCTTGCGTCCGAATCAAGATCTCTCGGTATGAGCGGTCTGTCCGGTCAAGGTAATGAACGTTTCCGGTCGCACATACCGGCAGGCCGGCCTGTCCGGCGACGCGAATGATCCGCTTGATGATTTCCCTTAACTCGAGCTCGTTGGCGACGATCTCTTTATCAATCAAATGCATATAGAGCGCCGGGGGATGAATCTCGATGAAGTCGTAGAACGCCATCATCTTCTCAAGCTCTTCGTCTGACTTGTTCAGGGCGGCGTCAAAAATTTCACCGTTGTCACACGCCGAACCGATGAGGAGTCCTTCACGACGCTTCACGATTTCCGAGCGCGGCATGCGTGCCATCCGGAACAAGTAATCGATGTGGGACAACGAGATTAGTTCGTATAAGTGACGAAGTCCCGGTTTTTTCGTTTTCGCATAAATCGTCGCATGGAACGGACGGATTTTCGAGACGTCGCTCCCGACTTTCGCGTTCAGCGAGCGATGCGTCTGCATCTCAAACATCTGTTTGGCGAGTTCGAGCAGTTTCATGAGCAAGTACGCCGTCGCCTCCGCATCATAGATGGCCCGGTGATGCTGGGTCAACTCGATATCGAATCGCTTCGCGAGCGTGTTGAGGCGGTGGTTTTTGAGCGTCGGTAAAATCGTCCGGGCGAGTTCGAGCGTGTCGATGACGGGATAGTCATCCGGCTCGTGCCCCCCGCTCCGAAGCGTCGCTTCTAAGAAGCCCATATCGAACGATGCGTTATGGGCGACGAGGATGCCGTCCCCGCACCAATCGACGAACTGTTTGGCGATGACTTCGGGATCGGGCTGGCCATGGACCATGTCGTCCGTGATGCCCGTCAGCTCGATTGTCGTAGCCGAGAGCGGATGTTTCGGATCGGCGAACGCCTCGAACCGGTCGATGATTTCACCGTCTTTAATTTTGACCCCGGCGAGTTCGATGATTTTGTTGTAGACGGCCGAAAGTCCGGTCGTCTCGACGTCGAAGACGACATACGTCGCATCATCGAGCGGGACATCGGTCGGGTGATACGCGACAGGCACGCCGTCATTGACGACGTTCGCCTCGACCCCGAACAGCACTTTGATGTCATTCTTTTTCCCGGCGTAATAGGCTTCCGGGAACGACTGGACGCCGGCGTGGTCGGTGATGGCGATGGCGCGATGGCCCCATTTGGCCGCCCGGGCGACGAGCGCCGACACGTTCGTGACCGCGTCCATCTGGCTCATTTGCGTATGCGCGTGTAATTCGACGCGTTTCTCGCCGGCCCACTCGTCACGGGCCGGTTCGACTTTCACTTCTTGCAGTTGCGATGCCATCATGCACAGTTCGCGCATGAAGCTGTCATCCTCGACCCGGCCGGCCGCTTGGATCCACATGCCTTTTTTGACGGCGCTGAGCATCCGGTCATCATCGTCATCGCGTGCGAACACTTTGACGATGAGTGAATCGGTATAGTCCGTCATCTTGAACGTGAACAGTTTCTTCCCGCTCTTCAGTTCTTTCCGTTCGGCCGAGAAGACGAGACCTCGGATGGCGACGCGTCGTTCTTCTTCGATGATCGTCTTGATCGGGACGATCTCGTCTTTGATCAAGGCGCCCATCCGTACCTCGGTGACCGGTTCATCGTTCGTCTCGGTCGCCTTCGCGAATTGCGCTGCGAGCGCGAGCTTCGCTTGTTCCAAATCTTCTTGCACGACTTGTTCACGGAGCGCTTGGTTTGCTTCTTCATTCTCCGAGAACAGCGCTTGGCAAGGTTTCTTCATAAAGCCATAGGCGCTATAGAGCGCTTGGACTTCTTGGCATAACTCTTTATCGACATAGTTCGCCTCAGGGGCCGAGCGCACCGGGATGAGCAATTTGTTCTGCTCAAAGCGTGGTGAGACCGATGCGAAATAACTGCGCATCGCACCCGACACTTGGCTGAGTTCACTGACGATACGCGGCCAATAGTCGATATAATCCTGTTCGGCACCGCCTGAGGTCGTCGTGAAACGCGCGTACACCTCGTCAGCGAACGTCGCGTACCGGCTCTCGATTCGGCTCATGAACAGTTGATACACCTCGTACGGTAACACGCGCTGCAACTGGAAATAAAACGTCCACGTCCGGCGCTGCTTGTTGACGACAAGTCGCGTCAATTCCGCATCGTCGAATTGTTCCGTCTCGGTTGTGATGCCGAGATCGGTCAAGAGCAATTGCATTTTTTGATTAGCTTCCACGGGTAAGAAGTCCCCCCTTTTATCATTCGATGTCGAAAAATGAAGGTGACGGCAAGAAACCGTCACCTTCATCGATCATTTTGCCTCGTTCAGTTGCGCCGTGATCACACGTGGCAACTCATCTACCGTCGTCTCAAGGACTTCGCCAGTGGCACGTACTTTCACTTCGACGATACCTTCGCTCGCTTTTTTCCCGACGTTGATACGAATCGGAAGACCGATCAAATCAGCATCGGCGAATTTGACGCCAGCCCGTTCTTTACGGTCATCATACAACACATCGTACGTCGATGACAGCTCATCGTATAAACGGTTCGCGAGTTCGACTTGCGCTTCGTCTTTCGTGTTGATGGCAATCAAGTGCACATCGAACGGAGCGACGCTCTTCGGCCAAACGATACCGCGATCGTCATGATGTTGCTCGATGACGGCCGACAATGTGCGTGAGACGCCGATGCCGTAGCAACCCATAATGAGCGGTTCGGCCCGACCTTCTTCGTTCAAGAACGTCGCGCCCATCGCTTCTGAATAGCGCGTGCCGAGCTTGAACACTTGTCCGACTTCAATCCCGCGAGCGAAGCGGACCGGACCCGACTCGTCAGGTGCCATGTCGCCTTCGACGACGAAACGGAGGTCATGATACGTCAAATGCGACAAGTCGCGTTCGGCGTTGACGTGCGTATAATGGGTGTTCGCCTCGTTGGCGCCACATACCGCGTCGACCAAATATTTGACGGCGTAATCGGCCACGACTTTGACCGGTGCATGAATCGGTCCGAGCGTGCCCGGCTCACAGCCGAACAAGTCGATGATCGTCGCTTCTTCTTCCATTTGGATGTCGAGTCCGCCGAGGGCGTTCTTCACTTTGACGTCGTTCGCCTCGTGATCACCTCGAACGATGACCATGACCGTCTCGCCATCGACGTTGAAGAGGACCGACTTGATCGTCGTCTTCGTGTCGACGTTCAAGAAGCGCGCCACATCTTCAATCGTCTTATTGTCTTTCGTGTCGACCTTGTCGAGGGCAAGCACTTCGGCCGCTTGCATGTCATAGCGGTCGAGCGTTTCTGCCATCTCGATATTGGCGGCGTAGTTCGACGTGTCCGTATAGACAATCGTGTCTTCCCCGATATCGGCAAGCGCTTGGAATTCGTGCGTGTCTTTCCCGCCGATGGCACCCGAGTCAGCTACGACCGGGCGATATTTTAAACCGATGCGGTCAAAGATGTTGGAATAGGCGTTATACATGTTCTTGTATTCGTCGTCCAAGTCATCTTGTGTGGCGTGGAACGAATACGAATCTTTCATCAAGAACTCACGACCCCGGAGCAGTCCGAAACGTGGACGACGCTCGTCGCGATATTTCGTTTGAATCTGATACAAGTTGACCGGTAACTTTTTGTAGGAGTTGAGTTCATCGCGCACGATCGACGTGATGAGTTCCTCGTGCGTCGCACCGAGGGCGAAGCGACGATCGTGACGATCGGTCAATCGCATAAGTTCAGGACCATAAATACCCCAGCGACCCGTCTCTTCCCACAGTTCCGCCGGTTGAATCGCTGGCATGAGCAATTCTTGGGCACCGGCCCGGTTCATCTCTTCGCGGATGATCGTTTGAATCTTTTGTAACACGCGGTGGCCTAGTGGAAGATACGAATAAATTCCAGCGGCGTTTTGGCGCATGAAGCCCCCGCGGACGAGGAGTTGATGGCTGATGGCTTCTGCGTCGGCCGGCACTTCTCTAAGCGTAGGCATGAACAGTCTCGATTGTTTCATAGGTATCAACGTTTCCCTTCTATAACCCGATTAGATCTTACTTTTATTATTTAAAGAATGATTGAATATCATTCCACGTGACGATCAACATGAGAAGCATGAGCAAAGCGAACCCGATAAAGTGGACGAATCCTTCCTTTTTCGGATCGATCGGCCGTCCGCGCACCGCTTCGAACAAGAGGAAGATGAGTCGTCCTCCATCAAGTGCCGGGAGCGGCAACAAGTTAAAGATGGCCAAGTTGACTGATAAAAGTGCCGTCCAGTTGAGGAGCATGATGAGCCCGCTCGCCGCCACTTCATCGGTCATGCGGACAATCCCGACCGGTCCGGCCAATTGGTCGACGCCCACTTGACCGGTAACCAAATCACCGACCGCGGAAAAGATGAGCGTCGACATCGTCCACGTCGTCTCAGCCCCAGTCGTGAAGGCTTTCGTCGGTGAACGCTCGAGCGCGTTCGTCACGCCCAATATCCCGACCGTCTCGCCGTTTTGTTCGACCGCTTGCGGCGTGAGCGTCACCGTTTGTTCTGCATCATCCCGAATATACGTCACTTCCGTTGGCGTGTCAGCCCGGTCGGCAAGCACAGTCCGAAGGTCGAGCCAGTCATCAATCGTCTCGCCTTCGATGGAGACAATTTCATCTCCCGCCATGAGACCTGCTTGATCTGCAGCCGAATCTGGCTGCACCGTACCGATTCGTCCATCGTCCGTTGGCGTCCCTTGGACGAGACCGACGATGACAAGCAAGATGAAGGCAAGGACGAAGTTCATCGCTGGGCCGGCTGCAATCGCGAGCACACGTTTCCATACCGATTGAGCTCCGAACGTGCGGTCGTATGGGGCAATTTGAATTTCCATGCCTTGGTCGACGAGAAGCGTGTCCCGTTCAAGTGAATAGACACGGACCTCATCATCGACGAGTAACTGGATCTTCAATTCGCGAATCGAATCGAACTTGTCGACCGTCCCGACGACGTGCACGTCTTTTGCCTGGTCCGGCTGGAAGTAGACACGATCGACCGTGCCGGCGTTCGTCAGGCGTAACCCGACGTGTTGACCGGCTTTCACTTCGATCGGCTCAAAATCTTCTCCTGCCATTTTGACATACCCACCGATTGGCAATAAGCGAATCGTATACAGCGTCTCATTCTTTCTGAACGAGAGGATTTTCGGTCCAAACCCGATTGCAAATTCATGACAGAGAATCCCTGCCCGTTTCGCCATGACGAGGTGTCCCCATTCATGAACCGATATGAGTACCCCAAACATCAAAACGATGGCGATAAAAGTCGTCATTGTCTATTCCCCACCTTCACTTTCCTTGCTGAATTTGTTCACGAACCGCTCGGTCGACTTGAAGGATCTGTTCGAGCGTCGGTTCTGCAATTACCGTATGTGTCTCCATCGCTTGTTCAACGATCCGTTCGATATCGAGGAAAGCGATCTCCCCGTTCAAGAACAGCTCGACAGCCGCCTCGTTGGCCGCATTAAGCACCGTCGGCATCGAACCACCGGCGCGTCCGGCCTCATACGCGAGGCGTAAGGCCGGATAACGCGTCAAGTCGGCTTCTGCGAAGTGAAGCGTTCCGATTTCTCTCAAGTTTAACCGCTTGTTCCCGTCGATTTCAAGACGTTTCGGACCTGAGAGCGCATAGAGGATCGGTCCCCGCATATCCGGATTTCCAAGCTGCGCCATGACGGCGGCGTCTTTGAATTCGACCATCGAGTGGATGATGGACTCACGATGAAGCACCACTTCAATATCATTATAATCGATATCGAACAACCAGTGCGCTTCGATGACTTCGAGTCCTTTATTGAACATCGTCGCCGAATCGATCGTGATTTTCGCCCCCATCGACCAGTTTGGATGTGCGAGCGCCTCTGCGACGGTCACGCTGTCTAATTCATCCCGCGACTTGTCACGGAAACTCCCGCCTGATGCCGTTAAGATGATTTTCGAGACGTCCTCTCGGCGTTCACCGTTCAAACATTGATAGATGGCCGAATGTTCACTATCGACTGGAAGCAGGCTGACCCCATGCTTCTTGACGGCTGCCGTGACGAGATGGCCCGCCGTGACGAGCGTCTCCTTGTTCGCCAAAGCGATGTCTTTACCTGCCTCGATGGCAGCGAGCGTCGGCTCAAGACCGACAGCCCCGACGACGGCTGTGACGACGATGTCAGCCCGCTCTGCGGTCGCACATTCGATCAACCCTTCAAGTCCGATAAAAAAGAGTGGTTCGTATGTAAGTCGTGGTTTGAGTCGTTCGAGCACTTCGATGTCTTTGGCGGACACGTATTTCGGCCGCAAGCGGTTGATCCATTCCTCGGCTACATCTACATTCGTTCCGAAGGCATAGGCCTCAAGTTCAAACAAGTCGGGGTGCTGTTCGATGACGTCACATGTCTGTACGCCAATCGAACCAGTCGCCCCGATTAAGCTGATTCGCTTCATCTTGACACTCCTTTATAACAAATTAAATACCCAGATGACGGTGAATACCGCGATCATACTATCAAAGCGG
This sequence is a window from Exiguobacterium mexicanum. Protein-coding genes within it:
- a CDS encoding PolC-type DNA polymerase III, translated to MEANQKMQLLLTDLGITTETEQFDDAELTRLVVNKQRRTWTFYFQLQRVLPYEVYQLFMSRIESRYATFADEVYARFTTTSGGAEQDYIDYWPRIVSELSQVSGAMRSYFASVSPRFEQNKLLIPVRSAPEANYVDKELCQEVQALYSAYGFMKKPCQALFSENEEANQALREQVVQEDLEQAKLALAAQFAKATETNDEPVTEVRMGALIKDEIVPIKTIIEEERRVAIRGLVFSAERKELKSGKKLFTFKMTDYTDSLIVKVFARDDDDDRMLSAVKKGMWIQAAGRVEDDSFMRELCMMASQLQEVKVEPARDEWAGEKRVELHAHTQMSQMDAVTNVSALVARAAKWGHRAIAITDHAGVQSFPEAYYAGKKNDIKVLFGVEANVVNDGVPVAYHPTDVPLDDATYVVFDVETTGLSAVYNKIIELAGVKIKDGEIIDRFEAFADPKHPLSATTIELTGITDDMVHGQPDPEVIAKQFVDWCGDGILVAHNASFDMGFLEATLRSGGHEPDDYPVIDTLELARTILPTLKNHRLNTLAKRFDIELTQHHRAIYDAEATAYLLMKLLELAKQMFEMQTHRSLNAKVGSDVSKIRPFHATIYAKTKKPGLRHLYELISLSHIDYLFRMARMPRSEIVKRREGLLIGSACDNGEIFDAALNKSDEELEKMMAFYDFIEIHPPALYMHLIDKEIVANELELREIIKRIIRVAGQAGLPVCATGNVHYLDRTDRSYREILIRTQGGANFINTRKELPHAHFRTTKEMMEEFKFLGDELAREIVITNPNAIADQIESIQIIPDDLYTPKIKGADDEVRNMSYDMARSIYGEQLPEIVEARLEKELKSIIGHGFAVIYLISHKLVKKSLDDGYLVGSRGSVGSSFVATMTEITEVNPLPPHYVCPKCQHSHFFDDGSVGSGYDLPDKQCPECGTWYTKDGHDIPFETFLGFKGDKVPDIDLNFSGEYQPHAHAYTKVLFGEDYVYRAGTIGTIADKTAYGYVKGYATENDKIYRNAEVDRLVSGVTGVKRTSGQHPGGIIVVPDYMDIAEISPIQYPADDKSSEWKTTHFDFHSIHDNLLKLDILGHDDPTAIRMLQDLSGIDPKTIPTDDPTVMKIFSAPDVLGVTPEQIESKTGTLGIPEFGTKFVRQMLEETKPSTFSELVQISGLSHGTDVWIGNANELIYNGTCELKDVIGCRDDIMVYLIYAGLEPSFAFKIMESVRKGKGLSEDMETEMRANDVPEWYISSCKKIKYMFPKAHATAYVLMAVRIAYFKVHHPILYYATYFTVRAGDFDLSAMIKGSQAVRKAMSDIREKGFEATAKDKGLHTVLELALEMLERGMKFQNIDLYRSSATEFLIEGNTLIPPFNAVDGLGTNAAKAIVDARAEGQFLSKEDLRKRAKLSKTIVETLDTMKCLEGLPDENQLSFFDFGV
- a CDS encoding proline--tRNA ligase; protein product: MKQSRLFMPTLREVPADAEAISHQLLVRGGFMRQNAAGIYSYLPLGHRVLQKIQTIIREEMNRAGAQELLMPAIQPAELWEETGRWGIYGPELMRLTDRHDRRFALGATHEELITSIVRDELNSYKKLPVNLYQIQTKYRDERRPRFGLLRGREFLMKDSYSFHATQDDLDDEYKNMYNAYSNIFDRIGLKYRPVVADSGAIGGKDTHEFQALADIGEDTIVYTDTSNYAANIEMAETLDRYDMQAAEVLALDKVDTKDNKTIEDVARFLNVDTKTTIKSVLFNVDGETVMVIVRGDHEANDVKVKNALGGLDIQMEEEATIIDLFGCEPGTLGPIHAPVKVVADYAVKYLVDAVCGANEANTHYTHVNAERDLSHLTYHDLRFVVEGDMAPDESGPVRFARGIEVGQVFKLGTRYSEAMGATFLNEEGRAEPLIMGCYGIGVSRTLSAVIEQHHDDRGIVWPKSVAPFDVHLIAINTKDEAQVELANRLYDELSSTYDVLYDDRKERAGVKFADADLIGLPIRINVGKKASEGIVEVKVRATGEVLETTVDELPRVITAQLNEAK
- the rseP gene encoding RIP metalloprotease RseP, whose protein sequence is MTTFIAIVLMFGVLISVHEWGHLVMAKRAGILCHEFAIGFGPKILSFRKNETLYTIRLLPIGGYVKMAGEDFEPIEVKAGQHVGLRLTNAGTVDRVYFQPDQAKDVHVVGTVDKFDSIRELKIQLLVDDEVRVYSLERDTLLVDQGMEIQIAPYDRTFGAQSVWKRVLAIAAGPAMNFVLAFILLVIVGLVQGTPTDDGRIGTVQPDSAADQAGLMAGDEIVSIEGETIDDWLDLRTVLADRADTPTEVTYIRDDAEQTVTLTPQAVEQNGETVGILGVTNALERSPTKAFTTGAETTWTMSTLIFSAVGDLVTGQVGVDQLAGPVGIVRMTDEVAASGLIMLLNWTALLSVNLAIFNLLPLPALDGGRLIFLLFEAVRGRPIDPKKEGFVHFIGFALLMLLMLIVTWNDIQSFFK
- the dxr gene encoding 1-deoxy-D-xylulose-5-phosphate reductoisomerase → MKRISLIGATGSIGVQTCDVIEQHPDLFELEAYAFGTNVDVAEEWINRLRPKYVSAKDIEVLERLKPRLTYEPLFFIGLEGLIECATAERADIVVTAVVGAVGLEPTLAAIEAGKDIALANKETLVTAGHLVTAAVKKHGVSLLPVDSEHSAIYQCLNGERREDVSKIILTASGGSFRDKSRDELDSVTVAEALAHPNWSMGAKITIDSATMFNKGLEVIEAHWLFDIDYNDIEVVLHRESIIHSMVEFKDAAVMAQLGNPDMRGPILYALSGPKRLEIDGNKRLNLREIGTLHFAEADLTRYPALRLAYEAGRAGGSMPTVLNAANEAAVELFLNGEIAFLDIERIVEQAMETHTVIAEPTLEQILQVDRAVREQIQQGK